The Ipomoea triloba cultivar NCNSP0323 chromosome 14, ASM357664v1 region TAAAACATCTCACTTGAAAATTAACAATATAACTTCAAATTAGTTTCAATGTAACTCTCTATAtttagtgttgtaaaaattggtCTAGACGGCCGCCTAGGCTCCCCTAGGCCAAGGGGATTTCATTCCTAGGTGCCTTTTAGTCGGCCGGCCGACTAAGTGTCTAACTCGGCCGAATCGTCAGTCAACTCGACCAGGTTGACACTCAACTCGGTTAGATCGATGCTCAACTAGGTTATATTCGTGCCTAACTTGGGCAAATATTTCTTTAAAGGGTTTAAGATGattacacattattattattattattttgcttggCCGTCTAACTAGAGCTTAGTATCTTCTGCAACCTTGTCTACATTATGAACAAAACATCTCAAATGTAGTGTTCCCCTACGTGGACAGGTCCAGATTCATTAAATTTGGAGTGTTTATTTGTGATTATGGATCTAGCCCATTAGCCTATTATGGAAGGAAATCCAGTTTATCTAGAGGTGGTCAAATCTCGGGCCTGGGCCTTTCCCCAAACATGGATTGACTACCCAGGCcaagagaaaataatttagtgACATTTTAGGCCTGAATTATATGGACCtaaaagaattaatataaaCTTTTGTTTTGAGTTTAGCTCAACTATTATGTAAAAATCTTCACATCTAAAATGTCaataactttttaatgttgtaaATACTAAACAggcttttaaaaatgatttaggCCAGGGCAGGTCAATTATACGCTCAGATTTGAGCCTAACAAAAAACCTACATACAAGTTCAAGTCCAGACCTAGGTTTTAAATCTTCGTAACATGCCTAGGTCTAATTTTCTAAAACTCGGCTCTGCTcggcctatttccacccctatcATGAGGGGAAAAGTAAGAATGTGTAGCGATCTATAGGCTTTAGGCCAGGCCAGGCCAATTGTACGCTCCAGCTTGAGCCTaacaaaaagcctacatacaggttCAGGCCCAGACCTAGGCTTTAGATCTTCGTTACGTGTCtaggcctaattttctaaaactCGGCTCGCCCTATTTCTACCCCTATCCTGAGGGGGAAAAGTAAGAATGTATAGCGATCTGTAGTCTTTTAGCAttagtcaaataaataaaataaatttatctactttactaaaaaaaagtcaattataTTTAACTGATCAAAAATAGTCGATTTTGATTATATCGGTTATGAATGTTGATCGGTTATTTTCAATCGATTATAAAAATTCGGTCAAAATTTCGATTATTAACTTAAAACCGACTGATTCTCAACCATAATCTTGATTATCAATCCTAGTGCATCCAAAGTTCATGTTTCTTTGATAACCTTTATAAATGAAGGGATGTATTATGAAACAATGCAactctgatactaaattgaaaaatttattctgtttcaattatacatatataattaattaattaagagtgATTCATGTTTGATAATCACattgaattttgaaaccaaaatgtagaaaataatttacaaattattttcactttgtcccattttatctgtgaTAATTATTATTGACTAGTCAAATCGTATGTTTCACTCATTGGACTATACCTTTGAGacacatttatttaatttcttgttttcaTGTTACTTGGGCGGCCAATTAGCAATACGAGGCTCGCACATGGTGACCCACGTTTTATGTGTGCAAAAAGTTGATGGTGTACCACGGCTGAGGAAGACGGAGCACCAATGGCCGGTCTTCTTTTTTATACgatgttgaaagttgaaacccaCTACTCTTTTCCCTGTGGGGACGTTTTTTTGTCCGATTGAAATCCCCCTCTGTTGAATGATTGACATTTCCATTTCCCACGATTCCAGATTTCTCTCTCACTATGGACCTTGCTCTCAGTCTCAGCTCCGCTTACCGGCCGGAAAATTCCACTTTTCGCCGGAAATTCCTTGGACCCGTTCCCGGTCCCAGGAGACGGCGGCGAGTGGCGATCACCATGGCGCTAAACAAGCCGAGAATTGAAGGCGTGAGTGATGAGCTCAACACGATTGCTTCCCAGAACTTGGATTTCGCCCCAGCCCGGAGAAGGGTCCGATCCGCTTTCCTTTCCGTGCAGCAACAGCTTGATCATCTCTTGTTTAAGGTTTGATCTTTCATGGTTTTCTCTTGGTTGGTTTAAAGTTTGGTTTTTTCGGAGTAATAAGGGATGGGTTTctgttttcttgattttttttttcatgtgttAATGGTGGATAGATGGCTCCAGCTGGGATCAGAATGGAGGAGGTATATATTTCTCAATTTcagaatatttattaatatatacaagTGCAGCTTATTTTGCTAAGaaagttggtttttttttttttttttctactttaatTGCTGATTTTTCTGGTTTTTTTGGCATGTAATTGAACTTGATTGCATATGGTTCATCACTTAGTTTACTCATTCCAAGTTctcttttctttgtttattttttccccttttttttggcTTTGCTTAACTAGAAATAAGTTTAGTTTACTGGAACTTAAGAGTCAGGAAATTGAGACTAGCTTACTGGATATTATAATTTCACAGATTTTAAGACTAGCTTTTTCTATTGTACAATGATATTCCTCTTATcaattgtgtatttatttatctttgttgggcggaggccagtgaagggccaagtccaacaccatcaagtggctaggggattgttgagCGGATGGCTGAATAGTCAAGTCCAGCACCTAACGTCTCGAAAATGTGGCAggataaagaaataaagttgtgtctttGCTACAAGTCATAGCTTGCGCTTGATTCTAACAAGTGGTCTCAGAGTCAGGTCATAGGTTCGGGTATGGAGGAATTGTTTGGGTGGAGGttggtgaagggccaagtccaacaccagtAGGACCAAGTCCAGTCTGGATATAAGGAGATAAAGCTTTTGGCATCCTAACAATCTTTATTAGTTATCCTTGTCTACCTGGTTGCTAGTAAATGTGATGTAAAGTTTTTGTATTTCCCTAGTCTTTTGAACTGACTAACTGGAAAAATACTTGAAAAAAGATTTCACTTTTGTATGCTGCTTTTTACTGTCTGCTTATTGCAATTTGTGAAATTTGTAGTGGTATGAACGGAACTCAAAAGGTCAAGAAATTTTCTGCAAAAGTTGGTTGCCAAAGCCCGGTGTACGTATTAAAGGTTCTCTGTGTTTTTGTCATGGATATGGTGATACTTGCACCTTCTTCTTTGAAGGTTTGTATGAATCCTTTTCATTGCTTTCAGTGAAATAAAAtaactactccgtattttacATTGCCATTtctgtaataaataataacaagcTACGTTTTATGTAAATATGTTGACGTATATTATATTGGGATTTCTAGGCATAGCTAAGTACATTGCTGCTTCTGGATATGGTGTCTATGCTGTTGATCATCCCGGTTTTGGTCTTTCTGATGGCTTGCATGGTTATGTTCGTCAATTTGATGACATAGTTGATAATGCCAACGAACAGTTTCGAAAGATTAAAGGTGTGCCCAAGAACTATTcctcttaaaattatttataacttgATTTACGGTCTAGGCTGTATTTCCCTGCTTTGATTAATGACAAAACTTTTCGTTATTCTTTTATTCAAGTATCTGAACTTAATAGgcgaattgactctttgtgcttcaataggtttagaaagtatgtatgaacagatactacaatgtaatagagtcaaaaAAAGTATCTGAACTTAAAGTTAGCAAAGAAACCTAAAATTTGACTTCCATAGGAATATATTTTGCTGTTCTTCGTAACGTTCACGAGAATTTATTGCTAATGGGGCAGTCAGGCCAGAAGTAAGAGGGCTTCCCCACTTCATATTCGGGCAGTCCATGGGCGGTGCAATTGCTTTAAAGGCTATTTTGAAGGAACCGCTTGAATGGGATGGCATTGTTCTTGTTGCACCGATGTGTAAAGTAAGTCTTCCTAAGCAGAACTTAGTTAATTTCTTGAATATTAAATGTAGGAATAAGTTTGGTTTGAGAttgtctcaccatgagacgtgtaattctttttatgaacgGGATGGCATTGTTCATGCCTCGTATTGATTATCTGTCATATAATGATCCAAATATGTTTACGTAAGCACCCATGCTACTCCCCTCTATATATTCTAAACATCGAGGATGATTCTTATTCGAGAGAAAGTTCATTTCGATTCTTGTTTCTCATTGTAACTTAAACGAAGTTTCCTCTAAAGAGATTAACTGCTATATTTCGTGTTCCAGAAATGTGAAGTTATTGTCCCTAGGTGAAACATTTTTGCTGACCTTCGGTTGATGTTAAGATTGCAGAGGAAATGACGCCTCCAGTCCCGCTTCAAAAGGCCTTGATTCTTATGTCCAATTTTATGCCCAAGGCAAAGTTAGTTCCAACACAAGATTTGGCAGAACTTGCGTTCAGAGAGCCCGTGAAACGAAAACTGGTAATCTCTTATTTTCTATCATTTTGCCCGCTTTTGTTATTTGTGACTTAATGGACTTTCTGCACATTCTCTggtaaattaaagcatgtgcttcatctcaactacacgccccctcacgtgtgcgggcCGGTAACTTTTGATGGGCTCGAAGCgcaaacccatgacctttggcatggggttggctttgataccaaattgaagcattgCGCTTCATCTTAACTAAAAAGCGTAAGttaatagttggattgcacatttatgtttatatggTACACTGAGCTAGTTCTTTTCTAGGCTCCATACAATGTGATCTGTTACTCGGATCGAACACGTTTGAAGACTGCTGTAGAACTATTGAACGCTACAAAAGACATAGAATCGCAACTGGAGAAGGTAAGTATTGCGTGTTCATTCGAAAGATAGGAACATTGTTTTTGCGCTTTATTCAGGATTAGGCCTAACATATCCCGGGCTGGGATTGCAGGTTTCATCCCCGATCCTCATTCTTCATGGCGCATCCGACAGAGTGACAGATCCTCGCATAAGTCAGTTCCTCCACGAGAGGGCTTCGAGCAAGGACAAAACTCTTAAGCTTTATGAAGGTGGCTATCACTGCATTCTCGAAGGGGAGCCCGATGACCGGATTTTAAATGTACTAAACGACATTATCTCGTGGCTCGATTCTCATTGCACTGCAAAATAATCACATCTCCTTTTCCCCTCCATTTTAGTCCTTCTAAGGGTGGTCTATTTTGAGAGGGGGCCATTATTTCTAgtttctaatctaaactaaagTTAGGGAGTTGAAGAGAGAAAATTGATTGCTAAATTCTTTTTGGGAGTAGTTTCCCCAATCTCTAAGGCAGGTATATAAACATGAAAGCAAGAAAACAAGTTATATTAATTGGCTTGTTTGCATGTTTTCTTGTACAATGTGAAACATGGCATTAGGAAAATATATAAACCAGTCTTATGAGGATGTTTTCTGTTGTTTTAGATCTATGGAGTTGTACCAAGGATTTGCAATTTATCTTTTTGCTATAGTTTATCTACCAACTGTTATACCATAGATCAGGAttcaccttgcattgtagatttTGGTACATGTTTGCAGTTAAAATATTGTGCgttttcagttaataaattgcctgtaaataaattaaaaatacataaattgtaGAAAGTTAATGGTGGCACTAAATTGACTTGAAGATTTAATGGTGGTGTAGATGGAGGCTTGAAGATTGAAAGGTGCTAAGTGCTAACCATTGAAATGAAGGTGGAAGACTAGAGTTTCTTGTAACCATTTTGATGGGCTTTTGGGCTATTAGCTTTCATAGGCTAATTAGCCTGTACATATTGAGCTTACAAAGTgttttttaatagttaaatgGTGTTATTTTCTTgctttacattatattatttactacATGACCCATCTAGCAATCATTATTTTGTAAACCATagtccacacatttgtgtgaactataaataaaaaatacattatttaaaaatacataattttatatattatcaaataatgtacattcagtacacaaataatatatttttagtatattaaaaaaaatatattacatatttacattcatGGTCTACGCAATAATTTGCCTCCATCTAGATATGGCGCATTGTAGTTGTTATATCCTACTTTAGAGAATATTAACTACAAACAAATCACAAAAGGGTGGTGGCGCAGTTGGTTAGCgcgtaggtctcatagcttAGAGTGATCCTGAGGTCGAGAGTTTGAGCCTCTCTcaccaattaattttttacaagGGGTGGTGGCACAGTTGGCTAGCGTGTAGGTCTCATAGCTTAGAGTGATCCTGAGGTCGAGAGTTCAAGCCTCTCTCACCCTAATAATTTTCCTATGCCTTAGACTCAAAGTTGCTCCGTATTATgtaatttatatagtaaatttaATCTCTCAATgtattgtattttataaatttaataactaGATTTACAACATGGTAAAAAAATCTCTCAATgtattgtattttataaatttaatttaacaaCTAGATTTACAACATGGTAAAACAGTGAAGCGTCAAATTGATTAAAGTTAAATATGAGGaactaattttcaaaaaaaaaaaaaaaaaaaaaNTTTCATCCCCGATCCTCATTCTTCATGGCGCATCCGACAGAGTGACAGATCCTCGCATAAGTCAGTTCCTCCACGAGAGGGCTTCGAGCAAGGACAAAACTCTTAAGCTTTATGAAGGTGGCTATCACTGCATTCTCGAAGGGGAGCCCGATGACCGGATTTTAAATGTACTAAACGACATTATCTCGTGGCTCGATTCTCATTGCACTGCAAAATAATCACATCTCCTTTTCCCCTCCATTTTAGTCCTTCTAAGGGTGGTCTATTTTGAGAGGGGGCCATTATTTCTAgtttctaatctaaactaaagTTAGGGAGTTGAAGAGAGAAAATTGATTGCTAAATTCTTTTTGGGAGTAGTTTCCCCAATCTCTAAGGCAGGTATATAAACATGAAAGCAAGAAAACAAGTTATATTAATTGGCTTGTTTGCATGTTTTCTTGTACAATGTGAAACATGGCATTAGGAAAATATATAAACCAGTCTTATGAGGATGTTTTCTGTTGTTTTAGATCTATGGAGTTGTACCAAGGATTTGCAATTTATCTTTTTGCTATAGTTTATCTACCAACTGTTATACCATAGATCAGGAttcaccttgcattgtagatttTGGTACATGTTTGCAGTTAAAATATTGTGCgttttcagttaataaattgcctgtaaataaattaaaaatacataaattgtaGAAAGTTAATGGTGGCACTAAATTGACTTGAAGATTTAATGGTGGTGTAGATGGAGGCTTGAAGATTGAAAGGTGCTAAGTGCTAACCATTGAAATGAAGGTGGAAGACTAGAGTTTCTTGTAACCATTTTGATGGGCTTTTGGGCTATTAGCTTTCATAGGCTAATTAGCCTGTACATATTGAGCTTACAAAGTgttttttaatagttaaatgGTGTTATTTTCTTgctttacattatattatttactacATGACCCATCTAGCAATCATTATTTTGTAAACCATagtccacacatttgtgtgaactataaataaaaaatacattatttaaaaatacataattttatatattatcaaataatgtacattcagtacacaaataatatatttttagtatattaaaaaaaatatattacatatttacattcatGGTCTACGCAATAATTTGCCTCCATCTAGATATGGCGCATTGTAGTTGTTATATCCTACTTTAGAGAATATTAACTACAAACAAATCACAAAAGGGTGGTGGCGCAGTTGGTTAGCgcgtaggtctcatagcttAGAGTGATCCTGAGGTCGAGAGTTTGAGCCTCTCTcaccaattaattttttacaagGGGTGGTGGCACAGTTGGCTAGCGTGTAGGTCTCATAGCTTAGAGTGATCCTGAGGTCGAGAGTTCAAGCCTCTCTCACCCTAATAATTTTCCTATGCCTTAGACTCAAAGTTGCTCCGTATTATgtaatttatatagtaaatttaATCTCTCAATgtattgtattttataaatttaataactaGATTTACAACATGGTAAAAAAATCTCTCAATgtattgtattttataaatttaatttaacaaCTAGATTTACAACATGGTAAAACAGTGAAGCGTCAAATTGATTAAAGTTAAATATGAGGaactaattttcaaaaaaaaaaaaaaaaaaaaagaaaattagttCCTCATATTTAACTTTAATCAATTTGACGCTTCACTGTTTTACCATGTTGTAAATCTAGttgttaaattaaatttataaaatacaatacATTGAGAGATTTTTTTACCATGTTgtaaattagttattaaattataaaatacaatACATTGAGAGATtaaatttactatataaattacATAATACGGAGCAACTTTTGAGTCTAAGGCATAGGAAAATTATTAGGGTGAGAGAGGCTTGAACTCTCGACCTCAGGGATCACTCTAGCTATGAGACCTACACGCTAGGAAAATTAGTTCCTCATATTTAACTTTAATCAATTTGACGCTTCACTGTTTTACCATGTTGTAAATCTAGttgttaaattaaatttataaaatacaatacATTGAGAGATTTTTTTACCATGTTGTAAATCtagttattaaatttataaaatacaatacATTGAGAGATtaaatttactatataaattacATAATACGGAGCAACTTTGAGTCTA contains the following coding sequences:
- the LOC116003711 gene encoding caffeoylshikimate esterase, encoding MDLALSLSSAYRPENSTFRRKFLGPVPGPRRRRRVAITMALNKPRIEGVSDELNTIASQNLDFAPARRRVRSAFLSVQQQLDHLLFKMAPAGIRMEEWYERNSKGQEIFCKSWLPKPGVRIKGSLCFCHGYGDTCTFFFEGIAKYIAASGYGVYAVDHPGFGLSDGLHGYVRQFDDIVDNANEQFRKIKVRPEVRGLPHFIFGQSMGGAIALKAILKEPLEWDGIVLVAPMCKIAEEMTPPVPLQKALILMSNFMPKAKLVPTQDLAELAFREPVKRKLAPYNVICYSDRTRLKTAVELLNATKDIESQLEKVSSPILILHGASDRVTDPRISQFLHERASSKDKTLKLYEGGYHCILEGEPDDRILNVLNDIISWLDSHCTAK